In Candidatus Rokuibacteriota bacterium, the following are encoded in one genomic region:
- a CDS encoding 2,3-butanediol dehydrogenase: protein MKAVRWHGPKDVRVEEVPEPAAAPGEVVVSVAACGLCGSDLHEYLHGPVYIPKRPHPLTGVMPPVTLGHEFSGRVADVGRGVTRVRAGDRVTVNPCVVCGECRWCRRGQPNHCAKLASIGLSRDGALAPYVLVPEYGCHLLPAEVSDEAGATVEPLAVAVHAVRRARLAGGERVVVMGAGPIGLLVLQVLRAKGASWVAVVEPRADRRRHAQALGADVVLDPGAGDPSQAIAEATDGDRAGVVFECVGSAAAFAGAFRAAGKMGRIVLVGLTPESVPLNALLLLAHEKELVGSSAYTDEFPEAISLLARGLVRTAPLITARVPLERSREDGLEALLRKDDGHIKILVMSGTGGRS, encoded by the coding sequence ATGAAGGCGGTGCGCTGGCACGGGCCGAAGGACGTGCGCGTGGAGGAGGTGCCGGAGCCCGCGGCGGCGCCGGGCGAGGTGGTGGTGTCGGTGGCGGCCTGCGGGCTCTGCGGCTCCGACCTGCACGAGTATCTCCACGGGCCCGTGTACATCCCCAAGCGGCCCCACCCGCTGACCGGCGTGATGCCGCCGGTGACGCTCGGCCACGAGTTCTCGGGCCGGGTCGCGGACGTGGGCCGGGGCGTGACGCGCGTCCGGGCCGGCGACAGGGTGACGGTGAACCCGTGTGTCGTCTGCGGAGAGTGCCGCTGGTGCCGGCGCGGCCAGCCCAATCACTGCGCGAAGCTCGCCTCGATCGGCCTCTCGCGCGACGGGGCGCTGGCGCCCTATGTCCTGGTCCCTGAGTACGGCTGCCACTTGCTCCCGGCCGAGGTGAGCGACGAGGCCGGGGCCACGGTGGAGCCGCTGGCGGTGGCGGTGCACGCGGTGCGTCGGGCGCGGCTGGCGGGCGGCGAGCGCGTCGTCGTCATGGGCGCCGGCCCCATCGGGCTCCTCGTGCTCCAGGTGCTCCGGGCGAAGGGCGCCTCGTGGGTGGCCGTGGTGGAGCCCCGCGCCGACCGGAGGCGGCATGCCCAGGCCCTCGGCGCCGATGTCGTCCTGGACCCCGGCGCGGGCGATCCCTCGCAGGCCATCGCCGAGGCGACCGACGGCGATCGGGCGGGGGTCGTCTTCGAGTGCGTGGGCAGCGCCGCCGCCTTCGCGGGCGCCTTCCGCGCCGCGGGGAAGATGGGGCGCATCGTGCTCGTGGGGCTCACGCCGGAGTCGGTGCCGCTCAACGCGCTGCTGCTCCTGGCCCACGAGAAGGAGCTCGTGGGCTCCTCGGCCTACACCGACGAGTTCCCCGAGGCCATCTCGCTGCTCGCGCGGGGGCTGGTGCGGACGGCCCCGCTCATCACGGCCCGCGTGCCGCTCGAGCGGAGCCGGGAGGACGGGCTCGAGGCCCTGCTCAGGAAGGACGACGGCCACATCAAGATCCTCGTCATGTCCGGGACGGGAGGGCGGTCATGA
- a CDS encoding acyl-CoA dehydrogenase family protein, which produces MNFELTDDQRSLQALCRDFARKEIIPNRDEWNTAGRFPIEVFRKMADLGLMGLLVPEEYGGTGVGAVAYAAAMEEIGKADQSVASTWNAHLTIGSLPLLYFGTEAQKQRWLVPLARGEKLGAFGLTEPGAGSDARGIRTTATRDGDGWVINGTKMFITNAGTEMSLGVTLLAVSGTRPNGEREYSAFLVERGTPGFNVGRRIPKIGWHSVDTRELIFEGCRIPADNLVGKQGVGLRQFMKALAIGRISVAALSLGCAAACLELALDYAKQRRQFDQPISQFQGIQFKLADMAVAVENSRLLIYKAAWLYDQGREFAKEAAMAKLYASDTAMAAASEAVQIHGGYGYTDEYVVSRFFRDAKILQIGEGTNEIQRMVIARLLGC; this is translated from the coding sequence ATGAACTTCGAGCTCACCGACGACCAGCGTTCGCTCCAGGCCCTCTGCCGGGATTTCGCCCGGAAGGAGATCATCCCCAACAGGGACGAATGGAACACCGCGGGGCGCTTCCCCATCGAGGTGTTCCGGAAGATGGCCGACCTGGGCCTGATGGGGCTGCTCGTGCCCGAGGAGTATGGCGGCACGGGCGTGGGTGCCGTGGCCTACGCGGCCGCCATGGAGGAGATCGGGAAGGCCGACCAGTCGGTGGCCTCCACCTGGAACGCGCATCTCACCATCGGCTCGCTGCCGCTGCTCTACTTCGGCACCGAGGCGCAGAAGCAGCGCTGGCTCGTGCCGCTGGCCCGCGGCGAGAAGCTCGGCGCCTTCGGCCTCACCGAGCCCGGGGCGGGATCGGATGCGCGCGGCATCCGCACCACGGCCACCCGAGACGGCGACGGCTGGGTCATCAACGGCACCAAGATGTTCATCACCAACGCCGGCACCGAGATGAGCCTGGGCGTGACGCTGCTCGCCGTGAGCGGCACCCGCCCCAACGGCGAGCGCGAGTACTCGGCCTTCCTGGTCGAGCGGGGGACGCCGGGCTTCAACGTGGGCAGGAGGATCCCCAAGATCGGCTGGCACTCCGTGGACACGCGCGAGCTGATCTTCGAGGGTTGCCGCATCCCGGCCGACAACCTCGTAGGGAAGCAGGGGGTGGGGCTGCGGCAGTTCATGAAGGCGCTGGCCATCGGCCGGATCAGCGTGGCCGCGCTGTCGCTGGGCTGCGCGGCGGCCTGCCTGGAGCTGGCGCTGGACTACGCCAAGCAACGCCGGCAGTTCGACCAGCCCATCAGCCAGTTCCAGGGCATCCAGTTCAAGCTGGCCGACATGGCGGTGGCCGTGGAGAACTCGCGGCTCCTCATCTACAAGGCGGCGTGGCTCTACGACCAGGGGCGGGAGTTCGCCAAGGAGGCGGCCATGGCGAAGCTCTACGCCTCGGACACCGCCATGGCGGCGGCCTCCGAGGCCGTGCAGATCCACGGCGGCTACGGCTACACCGACGAGTACGTGGTCTCCCGCTTCTTCCGCGACGCCAAGATCCTGCAGATCGGCGAGGGGACCAACGAGATCCAGCGCATGGTCATCGCGCGGCTGCTCGGCTGCTGA
- a CDS encoding thiamine pyrophosphate-dependent dehydrogenase E1 component subunit alpha, with amino-acid sequence MREPTREQGLAIYRMMQLIRRFEERVAECFAGGEIPGFIHLSVGQEAPPAAVCALLGPDDLVGATHRGHGQCLAKGAPPDRMMAELFGRATGTCRGKGGSMHLCDMAHGVLGTNGVVGASLPIAVGTALASRVRGSGQVTAAFFGDGAANTGAAHEALNLASVWELPVVFVCENNLYAEFTPQSVHTKAGSIAQRAGAYGMRGVRVDGNDVPAVFAAAAEAVELARGGRGPTLIEAMTYRFRGHHEGDPMAYRQKAELEEWRAKDPLPRFRGWLGERGWLTDAERARLEAEVQAEVNAATEFARQSPWPAPEAALEGVYA; translated from the coding sequence ATGAGGGAGCCGACGCGGGAGCAGGGCCTCGCGATCTACCGGATGATGCAGCTCATCCGGCGCTTCGAGGAGCGCGTGGCCGAGTGCTTCGCCGGGGGCGAGATCCCCGGCTTCATCCACCTGTCGGTGGGCCAGGAGGCGCCGCCGGCGGCGGTGTGCGCGCTGCTCGGGCCCGACGACCTCGTGGGCGCCACCCACCGCGGCCACGGGCAGTGTCTCGCCAAGGGCGCCCCGCCCGACCGCATGATGGCCGAGCTGTTCGGGCGCGCCACGGGCACCTGCCGCGGCAAGGGCGGCTCCATGCACCTCTGCGACATGGCCCATGGAGTGCTGGGCACCAACGGGGTCGTGGGGGCGAGCCTGCCCATCGCCGTGGGCACAGCGCTCGCCTCCCGCGTCCGCGGCTCGGGGCAGGTGACGGCCGCCTTCTTCGGGGACGGGGCGGCCAACACGGGGGCGGCGCACGAGGCGCTGAACCTGGCCAGTGTCTGGGAGCTGCCCGTGGTCTTCGTCTGCGAGAACAACCTCTACGCCGAGTTCACGCCGCAGTCGGTCCACACCAAGGCCGGCTCGATCGCCCAGCGCGCGGGAGCCTACGGCATGCGCGGCGTGCGCGTGGACGGCAACGACGTGCCGGCCGTCTTCGCCGCCGCCGCCGAGGCCGTGGAGCTGGCGCGGGGCGGTCGGGGCCCGACCCTCATCGAGGCCATGACCTACCGCTTCCGCGGCCATCACGAGGGCGATCCCATGGCCTATCGCCAGAAGGCGGAGCTGGAGGAGTGGCGCGCGAAGGACCCGCTCCCGCGCTTCCGCGGCTGGCTCGGCGAGCGCGGCTGGCTGACCGACGCCGAGCGCGCGCGGCTCGAGGCCGAGGTCCAGGCCGAGGTGAACGCGGCCACCGAGTTCGCCAGGCAGAGCCCGTGGCCCGCGCCCGAGGCGGCCCTCGAGGGCGTGTATGCCTGA
- a CDS encoding alpha-ketoacid dehydrogenase subunit beta — MRYVKAIADAITEEMARDERVILLGEDVGAPGGTFGATKGLLQQFGGERVRDTPISETAIVGAAIGAAANGLRPIVEIMFMDFIGTCWDQVVNQMAKMHYMFGGQVRLPVVLRTHTGAGLNAGPQHSGSLEAWAVHVPGLKVVMPSTPADVKGLLKSAIRDDNPVIVVENKTLYATKGEVPAGEHLVPIGRAEVRREGKDVTVVALSRMVHEALKAADLLSKDGISAEVLDPRTLSPLDRDALLGSVAKTGRLVIAHEAWGPCGFGAEIAAIAAEGAFRSLKAPVRRVTPPFTPVPFSPPMEKRWLPDAGKIAAAVREVCA, encoded by the coding sequence ATCAGGTACGTGAAGGCCATCGCGGATGCCATCACCGAGGAGATGGCCCGCGACGAGCGCGTCATCCTCCTCGGCGAGGATGTGGGGGCGCCGGGCGGCACGTTCGGGGCGACCAAGGGGCTGCTCCAGCAGTTCGGCGGCGAGCGCGTGCGCGACACGCCGATCAGCGAGACGGCCATCGTCGGCGCGGCGATCGGCGCGGCCGCCAACGGACTGCGCCCCATCGTCGAGATCATGTTCATGGACTTCATCGGCACCTGCTGGGACCAGGTCGTGAACCAGATGGCGAAGATGCACTACATGTTCGGCGGGCAGGTGCGGCTGCCCGTGGTGCTGCGCACGCACACGGGCGCCGGGCTCAATGCCGGCCCCCAGCACTCGGGGAGCCTCGAGGCGTGGGCTGTGCACGTGCCCGGGCTCAAGGTCGTCATGCCCAGCACGCCCGCCGACGTCAAGGGGCTCCTCAAGTCGGCGATCCGCGACGACAACCCCGTCATCGTCGTCGAGAACAAGACCCTCTACGCCACGAAGGGCGAGGTGCCGGCGGGAGAGCACCTGGTGCCCATCGGCCGGGCCGAGGTGAGGCGCGAGGGGAAGGACGTCACCGTGGTCGCCCTGTCGCGCATGGTCCACGAGGCCCTCAAGGCGGCCGACCTGCTCTCGAAGGACGGCATCAGCGCGGAGGTGCTGGATCCCCGGACGCTGTCGCCGCTCGATCGCGATGCGCTCCTCGGCTCCGTGGCCAAGACGGGCCGGCTGGTGATCGCCCACGAGGCCTGGGGGCCGTGCGGGTTCGGCGCCGAGATCGCGGCCATCGCGGCGGAGGGGGCTTTCCGCTCGCTCAAGGCGCCGGTCAGGCGGGTCACGCCGCCCTTCACGCCCGTGCCCTTCAGCCCGCCCATGGAGAAGCGCTGGCTGCCCGACGCGGGGAAGATCGCCGCGGCGGTACGGGAGGTGTGCGCCTGA
- a CDS encoding biotin attachment protein has protein sequence MMRVKVKMPKLGLTMTEATIVEWRKAVGEAVAAGEPLLVIETEKAEVEVEAPASGTLVEIVGQVRAVYPIGEVLAVIDMPGGA, from the coding sequence CTGATGCGGGTGAAGGTGAAGATGCCCAAGCTGGGGCTCACGATGACCGAGGCCACCATCGTCGAGTGGCGGAAGGCGGTGGGCGAGGCCGTCGCGGCGGGGGAGCCCCTGCTCGTCATCGAGACAGAGAAGGCCGAGGTCGAGGTGGAGGCCCCGGCCAGCGGCACGCTGGTGGAGATCGTGGGACAGGTGCGCGCGGTGTACCCCATCGGCGAGGTGCTCGCCGTCATCGACATGCCCGGAGGCGCATAG